Sequence from the Pseudomonadota bacterium genome:
GAAAAAAGTTTATCGCACCGGCGATATTTCCATAAAAACCAAGGGTCCACAATATTATTTCTGGATCACGATTATATTATTAGCAGATTATTAATGAAAAGACATCTCCGGAAATTACCGAGAAAACTTGAACAGAGCTATCTTTATCTCTGACATCTTGCGTCTCAACAAATGATCATTGCAATCCTCTGCCCAGCCCATGTTGTTCAATTATAATAGAAAAACAAAAAACTTACCCATTACCGGAAGTGTTTATTTGATTTTCCGCAGGCACATCTTTGAAAAAATCATATCAGATTTCTTTTTTTTTGTTTAAAGAGATGAAATACAAATTTGCTACGCCAATTCCCTGCATGAGGTTCTACGTCCATGCCCATGAAACAGTTAAAAAAGCTCATCACCAAGGCCCTGCTGGCCGGAACAGCACTCTGCTTCGTCCTGTTTCTTTTGTCCTGCGGAAAGCAGGATGAACAGAAAAAAGGCGGCAAGGGCGGCGGTCGTGCCGCCCCGGTGGAAGTGGTGGCCATAGAGCATGGCCCCATCACCCTGTTCCGGACATTTAACGGCAGCCTGGAACCCCGGGCCGAGTTTGTGGCGGCCCCGAAAGTCGGCGGCCGGGTGGAGCGGTTGGCGGTAAAGCTTGCCGACACCGTGCAAAACGGCCAGATTATTGCCGAACTGGACAATGATGAATATATCCAGGCCGTGGCCCAGGCCAGGGCAGACCTGGCGGTTGCCAACGCCAATATGGTGGAAGCGAAAAGCGCTCTGACAATCGCCGCCCGGGAATTTGAGCGGGTGGAAACTCTCAAAAAACGCGGTGTCGCCTCTGAATCCCAGTATGACGAGGCCATGGCAAACCAGTCGGCCAAACAGGCGCAGCTTGAGGTTGCCAAGGCACAGGTGACCAGGGCCGAGGCCTTTCTGGAAACCGCCAATATTCGACTGAGCTATACCAAAGTTACCGCCAACTGGTCCGGCAGTGACAACCCCCGGGTGGTGGCGGAACGCTATGTTGATGAAGGACACACGGTATCTGCCAATGCCGCTCTGCTGCTCATTGTTGAGCTGAACCCGATTACCGGCATCATCTTCGTCACGGAAAAGGATTACGCCCGTCTGCAGCCCGGCCAGACCGCCCAGCTCAGCACCGATGCCTTTCCCGGGGAAACCTTTGAAGGCCGCATCGCCCGGATCTCGCCGGTGTTCCGCCGGGAAACCCGGCAGGCCCGGGTTGAACTTACCATTGACAATCCGAAGCTCCGCCTGAAGCCGGGCATGTTTATTCGCGCCACAGTAAAACTGGACAGTGAAATGGATGCAACGATTGTTTCCGAAGCCGCCCTGACCTCCCGCAACGATCACACCGGCATTTTTGTGGTCAACGAGGGAAAAATGACAGTCTCGTGGCGTCCCGTCCAGGTCGGCATCCGCCAGGGAGACCGCGTCCAGGTTATGGGCGAAGGACTCACCGGCCGGGTGGTTTCCCTGGGCCATCAGCTCATCGATGACGGCTCGACAATTATCATTTCTGAATCCGTTTCCGAAAACAAACCGGAAAAAGCCGCCACCCCATGAACCTGCCGAAATTCAGCGTCAGACGTCCGATCT
This genomic interval carries:
- a CDS encoding efflux RND transporter periplasmic adaptor subunit, which codes for MKQLKKLITKALLAGTALCFVLFLLSCGKQDEQKKGGKGGGRAAPVEVVAIEHGPITLFRTFNGSLEPRAEFVAAPKVGGRVERLAVKLADTVQNGQIIAELDNDEYIQAVAQARADLAVANANMVEAKSALTIAAREFERVETLKKRGVASESQYDEAMANQSAKQAQLEVAKAQVTRAEAFLETANIRLSYTKVTANWSGSDNPRVVAERYVDEGHTVSANAALLLIVELNPITGIIFVTEKDYARLQPGQTAQLSTDAFPGETFEGRIARISPVFRRETRQARVELTIDNPKLRLKPGMFIRATVKLDSEMDATIVSEAALTSRNDHTGIFVVNEGKMTVSWRPVQVGIRQGDRVQVMGEGLTGRVVSLGHQLIDDGSTIIISESVSENKPEKAATP